A single genomic interval of Stieleria maiorica harbors:
- a CDS encoding DUF1015 domain-containing protein: protein MPRVKPFRAVRPTAEKAAQVASVPYDVVNREEAASLAEGNADSFLHVVRPDIDLPADTDPYADEIYAKAAENLQRLVGDGVLQQDDAEAVFLYRQIMNGKSQVGVVCCCHVEDYENNLILKHEFTRPAKEDDRTRHVMTLNAHAGPVFLTYRDNPDLNGLVAAAIRETPLYDFTASDGVQHTVWRIEKSASYVAALTAVPEFYVADGHHRAASAWRAGKARREANPDHNGNEEYNWFLTVLFPASQLNILAYNRIIKDLNDQTPDQIRERLAAVGSLEETTQPVPDRAGTFCVYLDGKWWRLRVPADSIDHHDAINSLDVAILEQRVIRPIFGIEDVRTDPRIDFVGGIRGTKELEKRVDSGEWAFAVSMFPTSIEQLMAVSDAGEVMPPKSTWFEPKLRSGLLTHLLD, encoded by the coding sequence ATGCCACGCGTTAAACCGTTTCGTGCCGTTCGCCCCACTGCGGAAAAGGCCGCTCAGGTCGCCAGCGTTCCCTACGATGTCGTCAATCGCGAGGAAGCGGCCTCGCTCGCCGAAGGCAACGCCGATTCGTTCTTGCACGTGGTCCGCCCCGATATCGACTTGCCGGCCGATACGGATCCCTATGCCGATGAGATCTACGCCAAGGCCGCCGAAAACCTGCAGCGGTTGGTCGGCGACGGAGTGCTGCAACAGGATGACGCGGAAGCCGTGTTTCTGTACCGCCAGATCATGAACGGCAAAAGCCAGGTCGGCGTCGTGTGCTGCTGTCACGTCGAGGACTATGAAAACAATCTGATCTTGAAGCATGAGTTCACGCGACCGGCCAAGGAAGACGATCGGACGCGACACGTGATGACGTTGAACGCCCACGCCGGACCGGTCTTTTTGACCTATCGCGACAACCCCGATTTGAACGGGTTGGTCGCTGCCGCGATCCGCGAAACCCCGCTGTACGATTTCACCGCCAGTGACGGGGTGCAGCACACCGTGTGGAGGATCGAGAAATCCGCCAGCTACGTCGCCGCGCTGACCGCCGTGCCGGAGTTCTACGTCGCCGACGGCCACCACCGCGCCGCGAGCGCCTGGCGCGCCGGAAAAGCTCGCCGCGAGGCCAACCCGGATCACAATGGGAACGAAGAGTACAACTGGTTCTTGACGGTGTTGTTTCCCGCGTCCCAGTTGAACATCTTGGCGTACAACCGAATCATCAAGGACCTGAACGATCAGACGCCTGATCAGATTCGTGAGCGATTGGCAGCCGTCGGCAGCCTGGAAGAAACGACGCAGCCGGTGCCCGATCGCGCCGGGACGTTTTGCGTCTACCTGGACGGCAAATGGTGGCGATTGCGAGTCCCCGCCGATTCGATCGACCACCACGATGCGATCAACAGCTTGGATGTGGCGATCTTGGAACAGCGCGTGATCCGCCCGATCTTTGGGATCGAAGATGTCCGCACCGATCCGCGAATCGATTTTGTCGGCGGGATCCGCGGGACGAAGGAGCTTGAAAAGCGGGTCGATTCGGGTGAGTGGGCATTCGCCGTTTCGATGTTCCCGACGTCGATCGAGCAATTGATGGCGGTCAGCGATGCCGGCGAAGTGATGCCGCCCAAGAGCACCTGGTTCGAGCCGAAGTTGCGGAGCGGATTGCTGACGCACCTGTTGGATTGA
- a CDS encoding exonuclease domain-containing protein, with the protein MAFLANFTAIDFETANRRRDSACQLAAVVVRDGQIADERMWMIRPDPFFFSPGNIRIHGIKPADVQHEPHFGDAWDEIRDFFGDDCLIAHNAPFDIGVLIGCLQRHHCAIPELRFSCTRLIARQTWPDRRRFGLKPLADWLGVQFKHHDALEDSRACAKVLLAAGIARSAESIEDLEDKLRIVRGKAGEWGVSHAAKKGRPKKSTAKRKTDKGLPKRTLRRGSGLSLPLPANPFDERSYGEPKQGSITREAPPAYGSSTTVSQDPQPSEIDWQRLSIRAEFIQPLRGKQIVIVGQLRVITNDQAIDLTRRGGGVHQADVDESTNCVVIGTSEVDRQKVDQLTDRKELQIISESEFLTMIGL; encoded by the coding sequence ATGGCGTTCCTGGCAAACTTTACGGCAATCGACTTTGAAACCGCGAACCGACGACGCGACAGCGCCTGTCAACTCGCGGCCGTGGTCGTTCGCGACGGCCAAATCGCCGACGAACGGATGTGGATGATTCGTCCCGACCCGTTCTTCTTCTCCCCAGGCAATATCCGCATCCACGGAATCAAGCCGGCCGACGTTCAACACGAACCCCACTTCGGCGACGCCTGGGACGAGATCAGGGATTTCTTCGGCGACGACTGCTTGATCGCCCACAACGCCCCCTTCGACATCGGCGTCTTGATCGGTTGCTTGCAACGACACCACTGCGCGATCCCGGAGTTGCGGTTCTCCTGCACCCGGCTGATCGCGCGTCAAACCTGGCCCGACCGCCGACGGTTCGGACTCAAACCGCTCGCCGACTGGCTGGGCGTCCAGTTCAAGCACCATGACGCGCTAGAGGATTCTCGCGCGTGCGCCAAAGTCCTGCTGGCCGCAGGCATCGCCCGCTCGGCCGAATCGATCGAAGACCTGGAAGACAAACTCCGCATCGTGCGAGGGAAAGCGGGCGAGTGGGGCGTCAGCCACGCCGCCAAGAAAGGCCGCCCAAAGAAATCGACCGCCAAACGAAAAACCGACAAGGGGCTCCCCAAACGCACCCTTCGTCGCGGCAGCGGCCTGTCCCTGCCGCTGCCCGCCAATCCCTTTGACGAAAGGTCCTACGGCGAACCGAAGCAAGGCTCCATCACTCGCGAAGCGCCGCCAGCGTACGGATCCTCCACGACCGTTTCTCAGGATCCCCAACCCTCCGAGATCGATTGGCAACGGTTGTCGATCCGCGCGGAGTTCATTCAACCGCTGCGTGGAAAACAGATCGTCATCGTGGGGCAACTGCGAGTCATCACCAACGATCAAGCGATCGACCTGACGCGCCGCGGCGGCGGCGTGCACCAGGCCGACGTCGATGAATCGACCAACTGCGTCGTGATCGGCACGTCCGAGGTCGACCGTCAGAAAGTGGACCAACTGACCGATCGAAAGGAGCTACAAATCATCAGTGAGTCCGAATTTCTCACCATGATCGGACTCTAG
- the rimI gene encoding ribosomal protein S18-alanine N-acetyltransferase: MIRRDMPSVLAIEQNCFEFAWTEEDFIRCLRQRNCIGMVAEKDDEIVGFMIYELHKNRLHILNFAVHPDQRRNGVGNSMCSKLFGKLSHERRNRIMLEVRETNLDAQLFFKNLGFRAISVLRDFYDDTVEDAYLMQYRYHPTASEIAQPGNRISRMAG, encoded by the coding sequence ATGATTCGCCGCGACATGCCGTCTGTCCTCGCGATCGAGCAGAACTGTTTCGAATTCGCTTGGACCGAAGAAGACTTCATCCGCTGCTTGCGTCAACGCAACTGCATCGGCATGGTCGCCGAGAAAGATGACGAGATCGTGGGATTCATGATCTACGAATTGCACAAGAACCGGTTGCACATCCTGAACTTCGCCGTCCATCCCGACCAACGCCGCAACGGCGTCGGCAACTCGATGTGCAGCAAGCTGTTCGGCAAACTGTCACACGAACGACGCAACCGCATCATGCTGGAAGTTCGTGAGACGAATCTGGACGCCCAGCTGTTCTTCAAGAACCTGGGTTTCCGCGCGATCAGTGTCCTGCGTGACTTCTATGACGATACCGTCGAAGACGCCTACCTGATGCAATATCGCTACCACCCCACCGCCAGCGAAATCGCTCAACCGGGCAACCGCATCTCGCGAATGGCAGGTTAG
- a CDS encoding lactate racemase domain-containing protein → MTSYFETGSESTSLTSDDLRAALEETFAKIGQPNKALLLPPDHTRLFSRAGEITALCHEMLGQRVADIMPALGTHSPMKPEQLSHMFPGVPLDLFRPHRWRDDVVTLGTVPASFVSDVTGGLYNKPWKAQVNKMLRDGGHDLIFSIGQVVPHEVIGMANYNKNVFVGTGGVEGINESHYLSAVYGIEQTLGRADTPLRQILNYAQDEFCKGMPIVYALTVIQQMPDGTLHTRGLYIGDDHETFFKAAELAYKVNITHLEKPPQHVVAYLDPSEFKSTWLGNKAIYRTRLAIATGGRLTILGPAVEEFGEDGEIDRLIRKYGYRTKNEIVQLVAENEDLAANPSAAAHLVHGSHENRFEVVYGAGKLSADEIASVGYTPGDINALMNRYDVSKLTDGWHTDVDGSEFYFIQNPALGLWQAELS, encoded by the coding sequence ATGACCAGCTACTTTGAAACCGGCAGCGAATCGACATCGCTGACCTCCGACGACTTGCGAGCGGCGCTCGAAGAAACGTTTGCCAAGATCGGTCAGCCGAACAAAGCGTTGCTGTTGCCCCCGGACCACACGCGACTGTTCAGCCGCGCCGGCGAGATCACCGCGCTGTGCCACGAAATGCTGGGCCAGCGCGTCGCCGACATCATGCCCGCCCTGGGCACCCACAGCCCGATGAAACCGGAACAGCTTTCGCACATGTTCCCCGGTGTGCCGTTGGACCTGTTTCGCCCCCACCGCTGGCGAGACGATGTCGTGACCTTGGGAACCGTTCCGGCGTCATTCGTCTCCGACGTGACCGGCGGGCTGTACAACAAACCCTGGAAAGCGCAAGTCAACAAGATGCTCCGCGACGGCGGACACGACCTGATCTTCTCCATCGGCCAAGTCGTCCCGCACGAAGTCATCGGGATGGCCAACTACAACAAGAACGTCTTCGTCGGGACCGGCGGCGTCGAAGGGATCAACGAAAGTCACTACTTGAGCGCCGTCTACGGCATCGAACAGACCTTGGGGCGGGCCGACACGCCGCTGCGACAAATCCTGAATTATGCCCAAGACGAATTCTGCAAAGGGATGCCCATCGTCTATGCGTTAACCGTGATCCAGCAAATGCCCGATGGAACGCTTCACACGCGGGGGCTATACATCGGCGACGACCACGAAACCTTTTTCAAGGCCGCCGAACTGGCCTACAAGGTCAACATCACGCACCTGGAAAAGCCGCCGCAACATGTCGTCGCCTACCTGGATCCGTCGGAATTCAAAAGCACCTGGCTGGGCAACAAGGCGATCTATCGAACCCGGCTGGCGATCGCAACGGGCGGACGGCTGACCATCCTCGGTCCGGCGGTGGAAGAGTTCGGCGAAGACGGCGAAATCGATCGCCTGATCCGAAAGTACGGCTACCGCACCAAAAACGAGATCGTGCAGCTGGTCGCCGAAAACGAAGACCTGGCCGCCAACCCGTCCGCCGCCGCCCACCTGGTGCACGGCTCCCACGAAAACCGCTTCGAAGTCGTCTACGGGGCCGGCAAGTTATCGGCCGATGAGATCGCGTCGGTCGGCTACACGCCCGGTGACATCAACGCGTTGATGAACCGCTACGACGTCAGCAAGCTGACCGACGGCTGGCACACCGACGTCGACGGCAGCGAATTCTACTTCATCCAGAACCCGGCCTTAGGGCTTTGGCAAGCTGAGTTGAGTTGA
- a CDS encoding tRNA dihydrouridine synthase → MTGPLGELNGGTLHATDRHVAPGDRAAATASPNRYRELKIGDVAIGFPVVQAALSGYSDLPMRVIARRHGASYSVCEVMLDQFLLALGKRQKTKHFLDIHPDEHPVGGQLMGAEPEQFSLGALKLVEAGFDIIDVNFGCPVKKVLGRCRGGFHLSQPEVAIEILQRTRDIVPPQIPVTVKMRRGIDDSAESRDAFFEILDGARDAGLAAATVHGRTVVQRYVGPSRWEFLRDVKSHVGGSMQILGSGDLFSAADCLRMIDQTGIDGVTVARGAIGNPWIFQQARALASGKPLPEPPTLFQQAAVMREHFALCEQTYGEARAPLLMRKFAIKYSQSHPQYETVRLSLVKLKTRADFEAALQLHYGNDGPGRMIPRDCHGSQEEK, encoded by the coding sequence ATGACCGGTCCGCTTGGGGAATTGAATGGGGGCACCCTTCATGCCACCGATCGACACGTCGCTCCCGGCGATCGGGCGGCGGCGACCGCATCCCCGAATCGGTACCGGGAATTGAAAATCGGCGACGTCGCGATCGGATTCCCGGTCGTCCAAGCGGCCTTGAGCGGCTACAGCGATTTGCCCATGCGGGTGATCGCGCGGCGACATGGCGCCAGCTACAGCGTTTGTGAAGTGATGCTGGATCAGTTTTTGTTGGCACTGGGAAAACGCCAAAAGACCAAGCACTTTTTGGACATCCACCCGGACGAACACCCCGTCGGCGGCCAATTGATGGGGGCCGAACCGGAGCAGTTTTCGCTCGGGGCACTCAAGTTGGTCGAAGCCGGGTTCGACATCATCGACGTCAATTTCGGCTGCCCGGTGAAGAAAGTCTTGGGGCGATGCCGTGGCGGGTTCCATCTTTCCCAACCCGAGGTGGCGATCGAGATCCTGCAGCGGACGCGCGACATCGTTCCCCCCCAGATTCCCGTCACCGTCAAAATGCGCCGCGGCATCGACGATTCGGCGGAATCCCGCGACGCGTTTTTCGAGATCTTAGACGGCGCACGCGACGCCGGCCTGGCCGCCGCCACCGTGCACGGCCGGACGGTCGTGCAACGCTACGTCGGCCCCAGTCGTTGGGAATTCTTGCGCGACGTGAAATCCCACGTCGGAGGATCGATGCAGATTCTCGGCAGCGGCGATTTGTTCTCGGCGGCGGACTGCTTGCGGATGATCGATCAAACGGGGATCGACGGCGTCACCGTCGCCCGCGGCGCGATCGGCAACCCCTGGATCTTCCAGCAAGCCCGCGCACTCGCCTCCGGAAAACCGCTCCCCGAACCGCCCACGCTGTTTCAACAAGCCGCGGTGATGCGCGAGCACTTTGCGCTGTGCGAACAAACCTACGGCGAAGCCCGAGCCCCCTTGTTGATGCGAAAATTCGCCATCAAATACAGCCAGTCCCATCCCCAGTACGAAACGGTTCGTCTGTCGCTCGTTAAACTGAAAACGCGAGCCGACTTCGAAGCCGCACTTCAACTCCACTACGGCAACGACGGCCCCGGGCGGATGATCCCCCGTGATTGCCACGGCAGCCAGGAAGAAAAATGA
- a CDS encoding aldose epimerase family protein, whose translation MKIETASFGTADDQPITRYTLVNSSGHKVSVMNYGATLLDVEVPDRDGTLANVNLSFDNLDRYVAGHPYFGSSVGRFCNRIGNAKFTIDGTEYALVVNHGKHQLHGGNKNFSYQVWSAETLEQDGSVGVRFRLTSPDGDNGFPGTVEAIAEYSWNDADELKIVYSATTDQATHVNLTNHSYWNLRGAGSGTAKGHVATIQADQYLDVDDDLIPTGESNDVAETPLDFRTPTPLGDRVDQLPATKGYDHCYIVRGEPGQLRKAALVVDPESGRTLEIETTQPGIQLYTANHLGGGPETGGNGSHDAFCLETQHYPDAPNKPNFPSTLLRPGDSMSETTIHRFGVQ comes from the coding sequence ATGAAGATCGAAACCGCCTCTTTCGGAACCGCCGACGACCAGCCGATCACCCGTTACACGCTGGTTAATTCGAGCGGTCACAAAGTCAGCGTGATGAACTACGGCGCCACGCTGTTGGACGTCGAGGTTCCCGATCGCGATGGCACCTTGGCCAACGTCAATTTAAGTTTTGATAATCTGGATCGATACGTTGCCGGCCACCCGTATTTCGGCAGCAGCGTCGGTCGGTTCTGCAACCGGATCGGCAACGCGAAATTCACGATCGATGGCACTGAGTATGCTCTGGTCGTCAATCATGGAAAACACCAACTGCACGGTGGGAACAAGAATTTTTCCTACCAGGTCTGGTCCGCCGAAACGCTGGAGCAGGACGGATCGGTGGGGGTGCGATTCCGTTTGACCAGCCCCGACGGGGACAACGGCTTTCCCGGGACCGTCGAAGCGATCGCCGAGTACAGCTGGAATGACGCCGATGAGCTGAAAATCGTCTATTCCGCGACGACCGACCAAGCGACGCATGTCAATTTGACCAACCACAGCTACTGGAACCTGCGTGGGGCCGGATCCGGAACGGCCAAAGGCCACGTCGCGACCATCCAGGCCGATCAGTACTTGGACGTTGACGACGACTTGATTCCGACCGGCGAGTCCAACGACGTGGCCGAAACACCGCTGGATTTTCGGACCCCGACCCCGCTGGGCGATCGCGTCGATCAGCTGCCGGCAACCAAGGGCTATGACCACTGCTACATCGTTCGCGGCGAGCCAGGTCAGCTACGCAAGGCGGCGCTGGTGGTCGATCCGGAATCGGGGCGAACGCTGGAGATCGAAACGACCCAGCCGGGCATCCAGCTGTACACCGCCAACCATCTCGGCGGCGGCCCCGAAACCGGCGGCAACGGATCCCACGACGCATTCTGTTTGGAGACGCAGCATTATCCCGATGCCCCCAACAAGCCGAATTTCCCCAGCACCCTGCTGCGTCCGGGCGACTCGATGTCCGAAACCACGATCCACCGGTTCGGCGTGCAGTGA